In a genomic window of Erigeron canadensis isolate Cc75 chromosome 5, C_canadensis_v1, whole genome shotgun sequence:
- the LOC122599943 gene encoding sodium transporter HKT1-like — translation MPLFSYIGKRLEQLCSCSCFCRFTWFHLRGNRFSLELFYFLFISSLGFLVLHSLDTNSNTFIPKNLDLFFMSVSAATVSSMSTIEMEVFSNSQLVILTILMFIGGEVFLSMIALYIRKFFLKVSPKDGNKLDPSISYINKQSCFEDNMELNYITISDLKSSKANSFCCETVSTSSDVDMEDLKYKSFKFLCLVVFLYLVLVQFLGVVSVLIYLNVISSAKNVLKQKGLNALIFSIFTIVSTFANCGFVPTKENMIPFIKNSGLLLILIPQVLLGNTLYPPFLRFSIWVIGKFTNKAETSYLLKNSKLVGYHHLLSYIHSSLLVITVLAIILVQFVLFSSMEWNSVSLEGLNVYQKFVGSLFQTVNTRHTGESIVDLSTVSAAVLVLFVVMMYLPPYTTFLPIAEESCEQGSKISSKVKENLIFSQLSYLTIFIILVCITERKHMVKDPLNFNVLNIVIEVISAYGNVGFSTGYSCDRRLYRDGNCENKWYGFSGKWSDQGKLVLIVVMIFGRLKKFNLNGGKAWKLL, via the exons ATGCCACTATTTTCCTATATAGGCAAGAGACTAGAACAACTTTGTAGTTGTTCATGTTTTTGTCGATTCACATGGTTTCATCTTCGTGGAAATCGATTTTCATTAGAATTGTTCTATTTTCTCTTTATTTCGTCATTAGGATTTCTTGTCCTGCATTCATTAGATACAAATTCTAACACTTTCATCCCTAAGAACTTGGACCTATTCTTCATGTCAGTCTCAGCCGCTACCGTTTCTAGCATGTCAACTATAGAAATGGAGGTTTTCTCTAATTCACAACTTGTCATTTTGACAATTCTTATGTTTATTGGTGGTGAGGTTTTCCTTTCAATGATTGCACTCTACATTCGTAAGTTCTTTCTAAAGGTTTCTCCTAAAGATGGTAACAAACTTGATCCTTCTATAAGTTACATCAACAAACAATCTTGCTTTGAAGATAATATGGAGCTAAATTACATAACAATCAGTGACTTAAAAAGTTCAAAAGCTAATAGTTTTTGTTGTGAAACTGTCTCTACATCATCCGATGTCGATATGGAAGATTTGAAGTACAAATCCTTCAAGTTTTTGTGCCTTGTAGTATTCTTGTACCTAGTATTAGTCCAATTTTTGGGTGTGGTCTCAGTTTTGATATACTTAAATGTCATTTCTAGTGCCAAAAATGTACTCAAGCAAAAGGGTCTAAATGCACTCATTTTCTCCATCTTTACCATAGTTTCAACCTTTGCTAATTGTGGCTTTGTTCCAACTAAGGAAAACATGATTCCTTTCATCAAAAATTCTGGTTTGTTGTTAATTCTCATTCCTCAAGTCCTTTTAGGCAACACTTTGTACCCTCCTTTTTTAAGGTTTTCGATATGGGTCATTGGAAAATTCACTAACAAGGCCGAAACTAGCTACTTGTTAAAGAACTCTAAATTAGTTGGTTACCATCATCTTCTTTCTTACATACATTCGTCCCTTCTTGTGATCACGGTCTTAGCTATTATCTTGGTGCAATTTGTTCTGTTTTCGTCCATGGAGTGGAATTCTGTCTCTTTGGAAGGCCTAAATGTCTACCAAAAATTTGTTGGAAGTTTGTTTCAGACAGTGAACACACGACACACCGGTGAATCAATAGTTGACCTCTCCACGGTCAGCGCTGCTGTATTGGTTTTGTTCGTCGTAATGAT GTATCTTCCACCATATACCACTTTCCTACCAATAGCGGAAGAGAGTTGTGAACAAGGGAGTAAAATAAGCAGCAAAGTTAAAGAGAACTTAATCTTCTCACAACTCTCATATTTGACGATCTTCATCATACTTGTTTGCATAACAGAGAGGAAACACATGGTTAAAGATCCTCTCAACTTCAATGTTTTGAACATTGTGATTGAAGTCATAAG TGCATATGGAAACGTCGGATTCTCAACAGGCTATAGCTGCGATCGCCGGCTATATCGAGATGGAAACTGTGAAAACAAGTGGTATGGTTTTTCAGGAAAATGGAGTGATCAAGGAAAGCTAGTGTTGATTGTCGTTATGATTTTTGGTAGGTTGAAAAAGTTTAACTTGAACGGAGGCAAGGCATGGAAACTCTTATGA
- the LOC122600444 gene encoding phospholipase A2-alpha, with protein sequence MALASYFFLFISILTFHYSSISLFALKVHLGGDTGLNLSKVCSKTCESSFCKVPPLLRYGKYCGILYSGCPGEKPCDELDACCMKHDACISANNNNYLSEVCNKGLLDCVQRFKKAGSRTFKGNTCDVNDVTTTISAVMDAAVLAGRYIHKP encoded by the exons ATGGCTTTGGCTtcatacttttttcttttcatttcaattctCACTTTTCATTATTCATCTATTTCCCTTTTTGCTCTTAAAGTTCATCTTGGTGGTGATACAGGCCTCAATTTG TCTAAAGTATGCAGCAAAACATGTGAATCTTCCTTTTGCAAAG TGCCACCATTGTTGAGGTATGGAAAGTATTGTGGGATATTATACAGTGGATGTCCAGGAGAGAAACCATGTGATGAACTTGATGCATGTTGTATGAAGCATGATGCCTGCATTTCAGCCAACAATA ATAACTACTTGAGTGAGGTATGCAACAAGGGATTGTTGGATTGTGTACAAAGATTCAAGAAAGCAGGAAGCAGAACATTTAAAGGAAACACATGTGATGTTAATGATGTCACAACCACCATTAGTGCTGTTATGGATGCTGCAGTTCTTGCGGGAAGATATATTCATAAACCATAA
- the LOC122600019 gene encoding uncharacterized protein LOC122600019 — protein MGGGMEANKNKFIEDWGTARENLEHNFRWTRRNLAIVGIFAVAVPYFVYKGTVREFHMQDEDNNRPYRKFLP, from the exons atgggGGGAGGAATGGAAGCAAACAAGAACAAATTCATAGAAGATTGGGGAACTGCCAGAGAGAATCTGGAGCACAATTTCCGATGGACTCGCCGTAACCTCGCTATTGTCGGTATCTTCGCCGTCGCTGTTCCTTACTTTGTTTACAAAGGCACCGTTCGTGAATTC CATATGCAAGATGAAGACAACAACAGACCCTACAGGAAGTTTCTTCCCTAA